CCGATTCGACGGTGATCTTGGGGGCGATGGTGACGCCCTCGGCCGGTTGCGGCACCGCGGTCAACGACCCGTCGGCGATGCCGTCGATCGTGCGCTCCAGCAGTGCCGCACCCGAATCGGCAAGGCGGGCAAGCAGATCACCCGCGGTGTCGGTGTCGCGCACGGTCTCGGTGACCACGCCGTACACCGGTCCGGAATCCAGCGCGGGTTCGATCTGGAACGTCGTCGCACCGGTCACGGTGTCGCCGGCGGCGATCGCGGCCTGCACCGGCGCGGCACCGCGCCACGCGGGCAGCAGCGAGAAGTGCAGGTTGATCCAGCCGTGCCGCGGCACCGCGAGAATCCGTTCGCTCAGCAGCGCTCCGTAGGCCACGACCGCGCAGCAGTCCGGTGCCAGGTCGGTGAGTTCGGCGACGAACTCGTCGCCGTTGGGCCGCTGCGGGCGCAGCAGCGGGATGTCGTGTTCGAGCGCCAACCGGGCCACCGGCGACGGCGTGGGCTTACCGCGTCGGCCGGCGGCCGCGTCGGGCCGCGACAGCACCGCCACCACGTCGTGACGTGGAGATTCGATCAGCCGGCGCAGCGACGGCAACGCGGGTTCGGGGGTTCCGGCAAAGACGAGGCGCACTGCGCCAGTCTAGGGAAGCCCCAAGCCGCCTCACCGCGGTGTCTGGTAGTACTCCCGCTCACAGACGCCGGCCGCCGACGCCACGTACATCCACGGGATGCTGCCGACCATGCGGTTGAGGGTGGCCACGGCGTCGTTGTAGTACTGCCGCGCGAATGCCAGCTTGTTCTCGGTGTCGGCGAGGTTCTGCTGCAGGTGCAGGAAGTTGTTCGACGAGCTCAGGCCCGGATGCGACGAGCCCAGTGACAGTACACCCGCGATCGCGGTGTCGAGTTGGCGTTCGGCGGCGCTGCGCTGGGCCACCGAGGTCCCGGCGGTCGCGGCGGCCAACGCCGCGCGGGCCGCGGTGACCTGGTTGAGGATCACCTGCTCGTGGGCGGCGTAGGTCTGCACGGTGTGCACCAGGCCGGGGATCAGCGCGGCCCGTCTGGTCAGCTCGACGTCGATACCGCTGAGCGCTTCGGCGACATGCACGTCGGCGGCGCGAAGCCGGTTGTAGCCCACCACGAAACCGATGAGCACCGCCACCGCGAGCAGCAGTACCACCACCAACAGCACGGTCACCACGAACCGCCTCCTCCCCCGCCACCACCGCCGCCGCCACCGCCGCTGGACCCGCCGCCCGAGGACGAGGACGACGAAGACGACGACTGCGACGCGGTGTATGCACTCATCGACGACGATAGCGCCGACTCGAAGCTGTCGAAGCTCGCGGCGGAACCGCCCGAGAAACCGGAGCCGCTGTCGGACGACGACGAGTGGTACCACTGCGGTTGGGGTGCAACGGTACCCATGGTGTCCTGGTACTTCTTGGCCCACAGCGCCGCGGTTCCCGCCGCGACCGCGTACGGGAGGTAGGCGATGTAGGTGTCTTGACGCGCCGCGAAGTCGAACCGGGTCTCGGCCAAATCCGTCGACAGCAACCGGTGGAATCCGCCTGCCCTCGACCACAATTGGCGACCGGCCGGGGTGCGGCGGGTGCCCAGGCCGCCGAGCCACGAGCCGACCGAGAACACGAAGAACGCCGCACACGGCAGGCCCGCCGTCGTGGTCGAGATGCCGAACCACAGGCAGAAACCGCTCAGTGCACCGACGAACGCGATCAGGTTGGCGACCCGCAGCCACAGTTCGTTGCGGCGGCGAACCATGAGCCCGCCGTCGAACGCCCATCTCTTGACCTCGGCCGTCATGTCGGTCTTGGCCCGGTTGAGTTTCTTGCCCGCCGTCACCGAACCGTCCGCCCGGAACGTCGCACCCGGGCTCATCACCTTCAGGGCGGAGCCGACCGCGATGCCGACCTCGTCGACGTCGGCCCACGCCGCGGCAGGGGCCATCCCCCGGATGCTCCAGCGGCTTTCGCTCTCCTGCTGCAGTGAGATCAGGCCGCGGTCGGCGAGGTGGAACAGCGTGGCGGTGAGTCCCGTGGCGGGCACGGTCTCGGTGCGGATGAACTCCAGCTGCACCGGGCCCAGCCCGTCCGGTGGTGCGTACTGCAACGGGAATCCGGGCGACGGTTCGATCGTGGTCCGCAGCCACAGCAGCGCCGCCAGCGCGGCCAGCACCGTCAGGCCGGCGATGGTGACCAGCCGCGGGACCGACCGGCCCAGCACGGGATCCCACGCGTAGGGCCACGGCAGTTCGACCTGCGCCGGTGTCGGCACGTCCACCCCCGCGCGCACGGTCACCGGGGTTCTCGGGTCGAGGTTGGCCGCCTCGATACGCACGGTGTCACCGGCGACCGTGAGGTCACACGGTGTCCCGACGCCGTAGCCGACGCTGCACTGGGCCCCCGTGGCGTCGCCGGGCAGCGTCACCGCGATGTCGGCGTGCAGGATGCGGTTGTTCCAGGCGGGGGCGATCACGTTCCAGTAGAAGGCTGTTCGGGCCTGCGGGTCGCCGGTTTGCCCGGCGAACCGGCGGTCGGCGCCGACGCTGCCCGCATCGAGCACACCCGGGATCGTGTAGCGGATCTCGAACACGTGGCTGCCGTACGGCAGCGTCGAGTCGGGGTCGCCGATCTTGGCGACCCGGAAGCGTTTGTTGTCGGTCCACAGCAGCTCGTAGGGCGCCGGCAGGCCGTCGAGGTCGATCGACAGGATGTCGGGTACCTGGCGGACCCGGGAATCGTTCTGGTTCGCCACATCCCAGTACCGGAAGATGCCGTGGCGTCCGCTCGGGAAGTCGGCGGTGATGGTCTCCACGGCCGTCAACTCGCCGTCGGCGGCGACGCTGAAATCGGCACGGTAGTCGGTGATCACCACGGGGTCGTCGACGTTCGCGACGTCACCGCCACCGCCGTCGAAGAGCACCGGCCACACCAGACCGAACACGATGAGCGCCAAGGTGAACGTCCACGCCAGGACCCGTCGCACGCCGCCTCCTGTCCGTATCATCCGGTTGTCATCCGGTTCGCGGCCCCGCGGCGCGGAGCGTGCGCATCAGCCTATGTGCAACGGGTCGATCTGGACGCGAGATGGCTCCTGGTCGTGGCGCGCGCTGAGCACCGCGGTCGCGCGGCGCAGCGCGGCCGCCAGCGCCAGGCCGCCGCTGCGCGGCACCCGCACCAGCATGCGGCTCACCTCGGCGTCGGCCTCGACCCCGGGTGGCCTGCGCGCCCCGAACGGCAGGTCGACGGGCCCCAACTGTTCGGCGCCGTCGGGCAACTGGGCATGTTCCAGCAGCGCCGTCACCGCCTGCGGGGTGCCGTCCACCGCGGCCATGTGCACCGCGGGTGGCAGGCCGACCTCACCGCGGCTGTCGAGTTCGGCCTCGGCGTGGCCTGCCGGATCCCAGCGGATGAGCGCCTGCACGGTGGGCAGCGCCGATTCCGCCACCACCGCGACGACACCACCGTCGCTGCGGGGCCGCACCAGCGCCGCGGCCGCCATCCATCGGCGCAGCGTGTCCTCGGCGGCGCGCAGGTCCTGCCTGCCCAGCAGCGCCCACGCGTCGAGCAGCAGGGCCGCGCCGTAGCCGCCGTCGGCGGCGGGCTCGGCGCCCGGTGTGCTCACCACGAGCGCGCGGTCACCACGCACGTCGGAGACGACGCTGTCACCGCCCGAGGTGATCACCGGCGTGCCGGGGAACGCCCGCCCGAGCTCCTCGGCGGTGCGTCGCGCCCCCACCACGACCGCGCGGACCGCATCGGAACCGCAACGCGCGCAACGCAACGCGGGTTCGGCCCGGCCGCACCACCGGCACTGGGCGGCGGCGCTGTCCCGGTCGGGCAGGGCCAGCGGTCCGGTGCAGTGCCTGCACCGGGTGACGGTGCGGCAGCGGGCACATGCCAGGGCGGGCACGTAGCCGCGGCGCGGCACCTGGATGAGCACCGGGCGGTCGGCCTCGAGCGCCGCCCTGGCGGCCTGTAACGCCATCGACGGCAGGCGCGCGCTGTGCGCCGCCGGATCGCGCTCCTGCTGAAACCCGCTCTCGTCCAACGCGACGACGCGCGGTGCGACGGCCCGCACCGTCGCGCGGGTCGCGACCAGATCGTGCGCCCAGCGGGTGCGCACCAACGCCTGCGCCTCCGCGGTGCGCGCATAGCCGCCGATGATCGCGGCACAACGCAATTGGTGCGCGCGGAGCATGGCGACCTCGCGGGCGTGCGGATAGGGGGCGCGTGGTTCGGCGAGGTTGTCGTCACCGTCGTCCCACACCAGGATCAGCCCGAGATCGGCGACCGGCGCGAAAACCGCGCTGCGGGTGCCGATCACGACGCGGGCGTTTCCGCGCAGCGCGGCCAGCCAGCGCCGGTACCGCGCCGACGGGCCGAGTCCGGCCGACAGTGCGACGACGCGCGACTCGGGCAGGTGCGCGGTGACGGCGGCGTACAAGGCGTCGACGTCCCGCTGGTCGGGCATGATCGCCAGCACGCCCTGGCCCGCGTTCACGGTCGTCGCGGCGGCCTCGGCCAACCGGTGCGCCCACCGCTCACCGGGCAGCGCCTGCCACACGGCGCGCGCCGCGCGTCCCTCTCCGAGTGCGGTGAGGAACTGTTCGCCGCGCGCGTAGCGCGCCCAGCCGCCCGGGTCGACGGCGACCGCCGGGATCGGTTCGGGTTCTCCGACAACCTGTTTCTCCACTGTGGCGTGCCGCGGTGGGATCGCCAGCCGCAGCACGTCGGGGCGGGTGCCCGCGTAGCGCGCGGCGACGGCGTCGACCAGGCGCCGCACATCGGTGCTCAGCACCGGTTCGGGTGAGACCACCTTGTCCAGCCAGCCCAGCTTGCCCTCGTGCTCGGTGTCGGATCGGCGCTCCAGGATGAACGCGTCCACCAGCCGGCCGTGGAAGCGCACCTTGGCCCGCACACCGGGTTGGGCGTTGTCGGACAGTTCCTCGGACACCAGATAGTCGAACTCGCGGTCGAGGTGCGGCACCGACAGCATCGGCAGCACCCGCGCGATCGGTTCGTGTTCGGCGGCTCGCCGGGTGAGGGTCACTGCGCAGGTGTCCCGCGACCGGTGAACAGACCCGCGGTGATCAGCAGCAGCGACGCCGCGTACGCCCACCAGATCGGCACGGCCAGCGCCTGGTCACCGCGCACGAATTCGCTGATGCCGATCATCGCGTCCGACACCGCGAAGCACACCGCACCCGCCGCGGTCCACGGCGTCGGCAGCCCGGCCAGCAGCGCCGCGCTCACCATGGCACCCAACACCGCGATGTAGGCCGTCACCGGCACGGCCATGCCCTGCTCGACCAGGCGCGGCCAGAACCACGCCAACAGCGCCAGGCACGCGACGATGGTCACGGCCACCGCGATCAGCCGGCCGCGGGAGCGTCGTGCGAGCGGCACCAGCGCGGCCAGGAAGCACAGGTGCGCGATGAGGAACGCCGCCAGACCCCCGACGAACGACGGCGCCCACCACGGGATCGCCAGCAGGAAGTCGCCGACGGCCGAGCACAGCAGCGCGGCGACCAGCCAGCGTCGCTCGCGGCGGATCGGATGCGTCAGCGCGGCCGCGGCCAGCAGGATGGCCGCGAGCGCCTTCACCGCGGGCTGCGCGGCGAACTGGCCGGTCAGCGCGGCACCCGTGGGCAACCGCAGTGCGGTGACGACGAGGAAAACGCCGTAGCCTGCGCCGACGACCGCGGCAGCGCCCCACGGCCACAGTGTCACGCGGTGTGCGTACGGTGTCGGTGTGTCTGTTGCTGACGAGAAACCGGCCCTCGATGCCATTCTGCAGAAGGTACTGGAGCTTGTGCCGTTCCAACTGTCCACCGCCGATGGTGTCGAGGTGGCGCGCCGCAAGTTCAGCGAACTCCCGCGCGCCGAGATCCATCCCGAGCTGAACGTGCACGACCGCACGATCGACGGCCCGGCCGGCCCCATCCCGGTCCGGGTGTACCGCCCACCGACATCCGACGACGTCACACTGCCGATCGTGCTGTTCTTCCACGGCGGCGGCTGGTCCGTCGGCGACCTGGACAGCTACGACACCACGGCGCGGCGGCATGCGGCGGGTGCCGAGGCGGTCGTGGTGTCGGTGGATTACCGCCTGGCGCCCGAGCATCCCTACCCCGCCGCGGTCGACGACGTGTGGGCCGCCACCCAGTGGGTTGCCGGGCACGCCGCAGAACTCGGTGGTGACGCCGAGCGGCTCGCGGTCGCCGGGGATTCCGCGGGGGGCAACCTCGCCGCGGTGGTCGCCCAGCTGGCGCGTGACACCGGCGCACCGGCGCTGCGGTTCCAGCTGCTGTGGTACCCGGCCACCACATGGGACACGTCGCTGCCTTCGTTCAGCGAGAACGCCGACGCCCCGATCCTGGCGATCGACGCGGTCAAGGGGTTCTCGGCCTGGTACGCCGGCCACGTGGATCTGTCCGATCCGCCTGCCACGCTGGTGCCTGCCCGGGCCGCCGACCTGTCCGGTCTGGCGCAGGCCTACATCGCGGTGGCGGGCCACGATCCGCTGCGCGACGACGGTGTGCGCTACGGCGAACTGCTGGCCGCGGCCGGGGTTCCCGTCGAGGTGCACAACGCCGACACGCTCGTGCACGGCTACCTCGGCTACTCGGGCGTGGTGCCCGCGGCCACCGAGGCCTTCGACCGCGGGCTCGCCGCGCTGCGCGCCGCGCTGCACACCTGACGGAATTTCCGGTCGGTCAGAACGCCGGGGACACGTCGCCGCCGGGCCAGCGCTGTTTGATGAAGTCGCGGGTGGCATCGCTGTGCAGCAGCTCGTCGAGCTTGACGATGTCCGGATCGTCCTTGTTGTCCTCGCGGCTGACCAGGAAGTTCGCGTACTGGTTGTCCTCCAGCGATTCGACGATCAGCGCGTCCTTGAGGGTGTAGCCGGCGTCCAGGAAGTAGTTGCCGTTGAGGATCGCGAGGTCGACGTCGGGAACCGCCTTGGCCTGCAGATCCGGTGCGGCCTCGATGAATTGGAGGTTCTTCGGGTTGCCGACGGTGTGCACGTTCACCGGCCCGTCGGTGGGCAGCGTCACCAGGTGTTCGGAGGCCAGCAGGGCCAGGGCACGGGCCTGGTTGGAGCCGTCGTCGGTGATGCTGATCTTGGCGCCGTTCGGGAGATCCTTTGCGCTGCGGTACTTCTCGGAGAACGCGGCGTAGGGCTCGATGTGCACGCCGGGGAACGCGTGCAGCTGGTAGCCGAAGTCGGCGATCTGCTCGTCGAGGTAGGGCTTGTGCTGGAAGTAGTTGGCGTCGATGTCACCCTCGGACAGCCAGCGGTTGCCCAGTGAGTAGTCGTCGAACACGCGGATGTCGAAGTCCAGCCCGGCGTCCTTGGCCTGGCCGTTCTTGATGAACTCGAGGATCTCGGCGTGCGGCACCTGGGTCGCCGCGACGGTGAGTTTCTTCTCGCCGGATCCGCGCAGCCAGACGAATCCGGCGACGACGAGCACCACGACGACGACGGCCGCGATGCCCAGGTACAGCGGGGTTTTCCGCTTGGGCGGGCCGTCGATGTTCTCGGATGTGGACATGGATGTACTTCCGTTTCTGTCGGTGAGATGGAGCGGACGGGAGGCTATGCGGTCAGGTGCTGCGATTCGCCGGCGTCACGGCCGGTGCGCCGGGCGCGGTGGTCGGTCCTGCGGGCGAAGTAGTCGCCGACGACCTGGAAGATCTGCGCGAACACGATGAGCAGCAGCACGGTCGACCACAGCACCGGGCCGTCGTACGAGCGGGCACCGTAGCGGATCGCCAGATCGCCCAGCCCGCCGCCGCCGATCACGCCCGCCAGGGCCGAGAAGCCCAGCAGCGCAATGATCGTGATGGTGAGCCCGGCGATGATGCCGCTGATCGCCTCGGGCAGAAGGGTTTTCGTGATGATCTGCCATCGGGTGGCGCCTACCACGCGCGCCGCGTCGATCTTGCCCGAATCGACATCGCGCAGTGACGATTCCACGAGCCGCGCCAGAAACGGGACGGTGCCGATGGTCAACGGCACCATCGCGGCGACCGTGCCGAGGCTCGAGCCGACCAGCAGCCGGCCCAACGGCCACAGCGCGATCACCAACACCAGGAACGGCAGGGAGCGCGTGACGTTCACCACGACACCCAGCGAGCTGTTGAGCCAGCGGATCGGGGCCAGCCCGCCCGGCGCGGTGGCGTAGAGCAGCACACCGAGCGGGATGCCGAGCAGCACC
This region of Mycolicibacterium goodii genomic DNA includes:
- the fmt gene encoding methionyl-tRNA formyltransferase, whose product is MRLVFAGTPEPALPSLRRLIESPRHDVVAVLSRPDAAAGRRGKPTPSPVARLALEHDIPLLRPQRPNGDEFVAELTDLAPDCCAVVAYGALLSERILAVPRHGWINLHFSLLPAWRGAAPVQAAIAAGDTVTGATTFQIEPALDSGPVYGVVTETVRDTDTAGDLLARLADSGAALLERTIDGIADGSLTAVPQPAEGVTIAPKITVESARVRWDLPAHVVDRRIRAVTPNPGAWTMIGDLRVKLGPVTQDSHAEQAGALEPGEIRVGRNSVHVGTGSHPVRLGQVQPPGKKLMNASDWARGARLEEPVRAS
- a CDS encoding LemA family protein; the protein is MVTVLLVVVLLLAVAVLIGFVVGYNRLRAADVHVAEALSGIDVELTRRAALIPGLVHTVQTYAAHEQVILNQVTAARAALAAATAGTSVAQRSAAERQLDTAIAGVLSLGSSHPGLSSSNNFLHLQQNLADTENKLAFARQYYNDAVATLNRMVGSIPWMYVASAAGVCEREYYQTPR
- a CDS encoding DUF2207 domain-containing protein — encoded protein: MRRVLAWTFTLALIVFGLVWPVLFDGGGGDVANVDDPVVITDYRADFSVAADGELTAVETITADFPSGRHGIFRYWDVANQNDSRVRQVPDILSIDLDGLPAPYELLWTDNKRFRVAKIGDPDSTLPYGSHVFEIRYTIPGVLDAGSVGADRRFAGQTGDPQARTAFYWNVIAPAWNNRILHADIAVTLPGDATGAQCSVGYGVGTPCDLTVAGDTVRIEAANLDPRTPVTVRAGVDVPTPAQVELPWPYAWDPVLGRSVPRLVTIAGLTVLAALAALLWLRTTIEPSPGFPLQYAPPDGLGPVQLEFIRTETVPATGLTATLFHLADRGLISLQQESESRWSIRGMAPAAAWADVDEVGIAVGSALKVMSPGATFRADGSVTAGKKLNRAKTDMTAEVKRWAFDGGLMVRRRNELWLRVANLIAFVGALSGFCLWFGISTTTAGLPCAAFFVFSVGSWLGGLGTRRTPAGRQLWSRAGGFHRLLSTDLAETRFDFAARQDTYIAYLPYAVAAGTAALWAKKYQDTMGTVAPQPQWYHSSSSDSGSGFSGGSAASFDSFESALSSSMSAYTASQSSSSSSSSSGGGSSGGGGGGGGGGGGGSW
- a CDS encoding primosomal protein N' encodes the protein MTLTRRAAEHEPIARVLPMLSVPHLDREFDYLVSEELSDNAQPGVRAKVRFHGRLVDAFILERRSDTEHEGKLGWLDKVVSPEPVLSTDVRRLVDAVAARYAGTRPDVLRLAIPPRHATVEKQVVGEPEPIPAVAVDPGGWARYARGEQFLTALGEGRAARAVWQALPGERWAHRLAEAAATTVNAGQGVLAIMPDQRDVDALYAAVTAHLPESRVVALSAGLGPSARYRRWLAALRGNARVVIGTRSAVFAPVADLGLILVWDDGDDNLAEPRAPYPHAREVAMLRAHQLRCAAIIGGYARTAEAQALVRTRWAHDLVATRATVRAVAPRVVALDESGFQQERDPAAHSARLPSMALQAARAALEADRPVLIQVPRRGYVPALACARCRTVTRCRHCTGPLALPDRDSAAAQCRWCGRAEPALRCARCGSDAVRAVVVGARRTAEELGRAFPGTPVITSGGDSVVSDVRGDRALVVSTPGAEPAADGGYGAALLLDAWALLGRQDLRAAEDTLRRWMAAAALVRPRSDGGVVAVVAESALPTVQALIRWDPAGHAEAELDSRGEVGLPPAVHMAAVDGTPQAVTALLEHAQLPDGAEQLGPVDLPFGARRPPGVEADAEVSRMLVRVPRSGGLALAAALRRATAVLSARHDQEPSRVQIDPLHIG
- a CDS encoding lysoplasmalogenase, with amino-acid sequence MASRAGFSSATDTPTPYAHRVTLWPWGAAAVVGAGYGVFLVVTALRLPTGAALTGQFAAQPAVKALAAILLAAAALTHPIRRERRWLVAALLCSAVGDFLLAIPWWAPSFVGGLAAFLIAHLCFLAALVPLARRSRGRLIAVAVTIVACLALLAWFWPRLVEQGMAVPVTAYIAVLGAMVSAALLAGLPTPWTAAGAVCFAVSDAMIGISEFVRGDQALAVPIWWAYAASLLLITAGLFTGRGTPAQ
- a CDS encoding alpha/beta hydrolase, whose translation is MSVADEKPALDAILQKVLELVPFQLSTADGVEVARRKFSELPRAEIHPELNVHDRTIDGPAGPIPVRVYRPPTSDDVTLPIVLFFHGGGWSVGDLDSYDTTARRHAAGAEAVVVSVDYRLAPEHPYPAAVDDVWAATQWVAGHAAELGGDAERLAVAGDSAGGNLAAVVAQLARDTGAPALRFQLLWYPATTWDTSLPSFSENADAPILAIDAVKGFSAWYAGHVDLSDPPATLVPARAADLSGLAQAYIAVAGHDPLRDDGVRYGELLAAAGVPVEVHNADTLVHGYLGYSGVVPAATEAFDRGLAALRAALHT
- a CDS encoding MetQ/NlpA family ABC transporter substrate-binding protein produces the protein MSTSENIDGPPKRKTPLYLGIAAVVVVVLVVAGFVWLRGSGEKKLTVAATQVPHAEILEFIKNGQAKDAGLDFDIRVFDDYSLGNRWLSEGDIDANYFQHKPYLDEQIADFGYQLHAFPGVHIEPYAAFSEKYRSAKDLPNGAKISITDDGSNQARALALLASEHLVTLPTDGPVNVHTVGNPKNLQFIEAAPDLQAKAVPDVDLAILNGNYFLDAGYTLKDALIVESLEDNQYANFLVSREDNKDDPDIVKLDELLHSDATRDFIKQRWPGGDVSPAF
- a CDS encoding methionine ABC transporter permease translates to MRQWFDDSILFETDAVPVAIGQTLQLVFVPFFFVVLLGIPLGVLLYATAPGGLAPIRWLNSSLGVVVNVTRSLPFLVLVIALWPLGRLLVGSSLGTVAAMVPLTIGTVPFLARLVESSLRDVDSGKIDAARVVGATRWQIITKTLLPEAISGIIAGLTITIIALLGFSALAGVIGGGGLGDLAIRYGARSYDGPVLWSTVLLLIVFAQIFQVVGDYFARRTDHRARRTGRDAGESQHLTA